Proteins encoded together in one Planctomyces sp. SH-PL14 window:
- a CDS encoding LamG-like jellyroll fold domain-containing protein — MNPDPNPQPTSFPEAEELRALLDKLCEERIRPEEIARLEEIVLSRPEAEAYYVQFMGMYADLTHALSVPPKFVEEALRRHIEVAEGMGSPFAVRPVSPATRWWTLRPFASLATAAVAVLVAIAALWWTGPRRAADSPSAAITESAPQTGESDEDHFDNTVALVRADSSAEWESGMAPVHAGSRLAPGALRLKSGFVEIEFYSGAAVVLEGPADFEIVSPMEAFCSRGKLRATVPPHAKGFTIGTPRLDLIDRGTEFGLRVDGTASTEVHVFEGKVELYKTGERRVAPERELTTGEAIRIDHQESANRIASDSGAFLSSEELVVRAQATAQARLRTWEARREARQRDPSLAVYYTFDRQEDWIRTLKNQVPGRSPSGDGTIVGCQWGPGRWPGKAALDFRQVCDRVRLHIPGDFDALTIAVWACVDALPNRFSSLLMADGWERFEGHWHLSNRRSLELGVMGPGRGIRYSLSQPLDEEFLGRWTHFAVVYDRAARKVIHYVNGRAVAELPLVQEIPVRFGDAELGNWTPGNVQAFPERFLMGRIDEFLLYSRALSPKEIEQMAAETAEP, encoded by the coding sequence ATGAACCCCGATCCAAACCCGCAGCCGACTTCCTTTCCCGAAGCCGAGGAGCTGCGGGCTCTGCTCGACAAGCTCTGTGAGGAGCGGATCCGGCCCGAGGAGATTGCGCGGCTGGAGGAGATCGTGCTCAGCCGGCCCGAGGCCGAGGCGTACTACGTCCAGTTCATGGGGATGTACGCCGATCTCACTCACGCTCTCTCGGTGCCGCCGAAGTTCGTGGAGGAGGCGCTGCGGCGGCATATCGAGGTCGCGGAGGGGATGGGCTCGCCGTTCGCCGTCAGGCCCGTTTCGCCGGCGACGCGATGGTGGACACTCCGGCCGTTCGCTTCACTCGCGACCGCGGCTGTTGCGGTCCTGGTGGCCATTGCCGCGTTGTGGTGGACAGGGCCCCGGCGGGCCGCCGATTCGCCTTCGGCGGCGATCACGGAGAGCGCTCCGCAGACGGGTGAGTCTGACGAAGACCATTTCGACAACACGGTGGCGCTCGTTCGGGCAGACTCATCGGCCGAGTGGGAGTCCGGGATGGCTCCGGTGCACGCCGGCTCCCGGCTGGCGCCCGGGGCGCTGCGGCTGAAGTCGGGCTTCGTGGAGATTGAGTTCTACAGCGGGGCGGCGGTCGTGCTTGAGGGGCCGGCGGACTTCGAGATCGTCTCGCCGATGGAGGCGTTCTGTTCCCGCGGCAAGCTGCGGGCGACAGTCCCGCCGCACGCCAAGGGGTTCACGATCGGCACGCCGCGGCTGGACCTGATCGATCGGGGGACGGAGTTCGGCCTGCGGGTCGATGGGACGGCGTCGACCGAGGTTCACGTCTTCGAAGGGAAGGTCGAGCTCTACAAGACGGGCGAACGGAGAGTCGCTCCCGAGCGGGAGCTGACGACCGGCGAGGCGATCCGTATTGACCATCAGGAGTCCGCGAACCGGATCGCCAGCGATTCCGGGGCGTTCCTCAGTTCGGAGGAGCTTGTGGTCCGGGCGCAGGCGACGGCGCAGGCCCGGCTGCGGACGTGGGAGGCGCGGCGGGAGGCCCGGCAGCGGGATCCGAGTCTGGCGGTCTATTACACGTTCGATCGGCAGGAGGACTGGATCCGGACTCTGAAGAATCAGGTGCCGGGGCGGTCTCCCTCCGGCGACGGGACGATTGTCGGCTGTCAGTGGGGACCGGGGCGGTGGCCTGGAAAGGCGGCCTTGGATTTTCGCCAGGTGTGTGACCGCGTGCGGCTTCATATTCCCGGGGACTTTGACGCGCTCACGATTGCGGTGTGGGCGTGTGTCGATGCTCTGCCGAACCGGTTCAGCTCGCTGCTGATGGCGGATGGGTGGGAGAGGTTCGAGGGGCACTGGCATCTGAGCAATCGCCGCTCGCTGGAACTGGGGGTGATGGGGCCGGGGCGGGGGATCCGGTATTCCTTGTCGCAGCCGCTGGATGAGGAGTTCCTGGGGCGGTGGACGCACTTTGCGGTGGTCTATGATCGGGCGGCGCGGAAGGTGATTCACTATGTCAACGGGCGGGCGGTGGCGGAGCTGCCGCTGGTTCAGGAGATTCCGGTGCGGTTCGGGGATGCGGAGCTGGGGAACTGGACGCCGGGGAATGTGCAGGCGTTTCCGGAGCGATTTTTGATGGGGCGGATCGATGAGTTCCTGCTTTACTCGCGGGCGCTCTCTCCGAAGGAGATCGAGCAGATGGCCGCGGAAACAGCGGAGCCGTGA
- a CDS encoding glycosyltransferase family 2 protein: protein MSISVVIANHNGGPLLAACLDSVRRLLPEAEVLVIDNASDDNSREATRRDFPDVRLVELSENRGFASANNLGCVESRGDILILLNSDAELLEPGLAACIERLEREPTLAAVSPRLIGTDGLPQPNCLPGPSMGRALRRVFLWEPREGSVDPRRAVVWLPATCLVVRRDALESVGGLFDERFYQYWEDADLCARLIRQGWLLSVCDDSTVLHHGRASDLGPRSISSPQRLLWYAWGRLQWFRKHRTRFEYLLILGIDVLFAGRLFVRSLFGERHRVERARASAILQAVRLTMRNESPPVRTGDGSR, encoded by the coding sequence GTGTCGATCTCCGTCGTCATCGCGAATCACAACGGCGGGCCGCTCCTCGCGGCCTGTCTCGATTCGGTCCGCCGGCTGCTCCCCGAGGCGGAAGTCCTCGTCATCGACAACGCCAGCGACGACAACTCGCGGGAAGCAACGCGCCGCGACTTCCCCGATGTCCGGCTCGTCGAGCTGTCCGAGAACCGGGGGTTCGCCTCTGCCAACAACCTCGGCTGTGTCGAGTCCCGCGGCGACATCCTGATTCTCCTGAACTCGGACGCGGAGCTGCTCGAGCCGGGACTGGCCGCCTGCATCGAGAGGCTTGAGCGGGAGCCGACGCTCGCCGCGGTCTCGCCGCGGCTGATCGGGACCGATGGACTTCCGCAGCCCAACTGTCTTCCCGGCCCCTCGATGGGCCGGGCCCTCCGGCGGGTGTTCCTGTGGGAACCGCGGGAGGGGAGCGTCGATCCCCGCCGGGCGGTTGTGTGGCTTCCCGCCACGTGCCTCGTTGTCCGCCGGGACGCCCTGGAGTCGGTCGGCGGACTGTTCGACGAGCGGTTCTATCAGTATTGGGAGGACGCCGATCTGTGCGCCCGCCTGATCCGCCAGGGCTGGCTGCTCTCGGTCTGTGATGACTCGACGGTTCTGCACCATGGCCGCGCCAGCGACCTTGGTCCGCGGTCGATCAGTTCACCACAGCGGCTCTTGTGGTACGCGTGGGGTCGGCTGCAGTGGTTCCGGAAGCACCGGACCCGTTTTGAGTACCTGCTGATTCTGGGGATCGATGTCCTGTTCGCGGGTCGGCTGTTCGTGCGGTCGCTTTTTGGCGAGCGTCACCGGGTGGAACGGGCGCGAGCGTCGGCGATCCTGCAGGCGGTCCGTCTGACGATGCGGAACGAATCTCCACCGGTGCGCACGGGCGACGGCTCCCGATAA
- a CDS encoding histidine phosphatase family protein has protein sequence MSEPLPVVYLARHGETEWSRTGQHTGLTDLPLTEQGERNALLLGERLRELEISRVYASPLQRARRTCELSGFLPTAEVDPDLVEWDYGEYEGKTGAEIRVRHPGWDVFVDGCPGGESPQQVAARADRVVRRLRAHGENTLLFTSGHFIRVLAARWVGSDPGLLGRKFLLDTASLSALGYDRDVSRPVITLWNQSPAALRPSH, from the coding sequence ATGAGCGAGCCGCTTCCGGTTGTCTATCTGGCACGGCACGGGGAGACCGAGTGGAGCCGGACGGGGCAGCACACGGGGCTCACCGATCTCCCGCTCACCGAGCAGGGCGAACGGAACGCTCTCCTTCTCGGTGAGCGGCTGCGGGAGCTGGAGATTTCCCGGGTCTATGCGAGTCCCCTTCAGCGCGCCCGGCGGACGTGTGAGCTGTCGGGGTTCCTGCCGACGGCGGAGGTCGATCCGGACCTCGTCGAGTGGGACTACGGCGAGTACGAGGGGAAGACCGGCGCGGAGATCCGGGTCCGGCATCCCGGCTGGGACGTCTTCGTCGACGGCTGTCCGGGAGGGGAGTCGCCGCAGCAGGTCGCGGCGCGGGCCGACCGGGTCGTCCGCCGCCTGCGGGCCCATGGCGAGAATACGCTGCTGTTCACGAGCGGCCATTTCATCCGCGTGCTGGCGGCCCGCTGGGTCGGCTCGGATCCGGGACTGCTGGGCCGCAAGTTTCTGCTGGATACCGCGAGCCTCAGCGCCCTCGGCTACGACCGCGACGTCTCGCGTCCTGTCATCACGCTCTGGAATCAGAGTCCGGCGGCGTTGCGACCGTCCCACTGA
- a CDS encoding response regulator transcription factor, which produces METRKRILVVEDEEAIARGLRFNFEQEGYLAIVCRDGPTALTHFASGAPAIDLVVLDLMLPGMSGYEICREIRGKSRHVPILVLSARTLSEDRAHAFDVGVDQYMTKPFALPELLSRCRNLLDRNERLGLGAAAPVAPAVPAGPYRFRNVEVDPRTFEVRAGETVYQLTTMEMQLLRYFLDHPGEVLPRAQILRDVWDQSAEITTRSIDNFVMRLRKYIELDAANPRHLLSVRGTGYRFIPDLGDTNGHGSVPPSSDRDEPAGA; this is translated from the coding sequence ATGGAGACCCGCAAACGGATCCTCGTCGTCGAGGACGAAGAGGCCATCGCCCGCGGCCTGCGGTTCAACTTCGAGCAGGAGGGCTACCTCGCGATCGTCTGCCGCGACGGCCCGACCGCGCTGACGCACTTCGCCTCCGGCGCCCCGGCGATCGACCTCGTGGTCCTCGACCTGATGCTGCCGGGCATGAGCGGCTACGAGATCTGCCGCGAGATCCGGGGCAAGAGCCGGCACGTCCCGATCCTGGTCCTGAGCGCCCGCACCCTGAGCGAGGACCGGGCCCACGCCTTCGACGTCGGCGTGGACCAGTACATGACCAAGCCGTTCGCCCTGCCTGAGCTCCTCAGCCGCTGCCGCAACCTCCTCGACCGCAACGAACGCCTCGGACTGGGAGCCGCCGCCCCCGTCGCGCCCGCCGTCCCGGCCGGCCCGTACCGCTTCCGGAACGTCGAAGTCGATCCCCGGACGTTTGAAGTCCGCGCCGGCGAGACGGTCTACCAGCTCACGACGATGGAGATGCAGCTCCTGCGGTACTTCCTCGACCATCCGGGGGAAGTCCTTCCGCGGGCACAGATCCTTCGCGACGTGTGGGACCAGAGCGCCGAGATCACGACCCGTTCGATCGACAACTTCGTGATGCGGCTCCGGAAGTACATCGAACTCGACGCCGCCAACCCCCGCCACCTGCTGTCCGTCCGGGGGACCGGCTACCGCTTCATTCCCGACCTCGGAGACACGAATGGCCACGGATCAGTCCCTCCTTCCAGTGATCGCGACGAGCCAGCCGGCGCCTAG
- a CDS encoding glycoside hydrolase family 26 protein, whose product MTNRSASAALVTALLLISLLIAPRGSAQTPAAKPAAKEPVLGTYHWPNGTAGVDAFATWLGRDAVWGLDFVGWESWDNVGWPVWWLEAWSKWVHEKPSRRFILSIPLLTGPVDGSGPTQGSKDVRKPVSLEQGAAGAYNQHFRDLATNLVQHRLGDTILRPGWEFNGNWYPWGAKGKTAAFAEYWRQIVKTMRAVPGAEGLKFCWNPTLGDQQFPADEAWPGDEFVDYVGVDVYDETWTADTYPWPADATAAEIERRQKKAWEEWIVQSPRGLAFWTKFAKDHKKPLAIPEWGLVWSDHQHGGLDNPYFIERMHAFLTDPANGVAFHCYFDINETDHGHQLSPGVEGTGKEEGTRFPKSARRFRELFGKTP is encoded by the coding sequence GTGACGAACCGCTCCGCCTCCGCCGCCCTCGTTACCGCCCTGCTTCTGATCTCCCTCCTCATCGCCCCGCGCGGCTCGGCACAAACCCCAGCGGCCAAGCCCGCCGCCAAGGAGCCGGTCCTCGGCACCTACCACTGGCCCAACGGAACCGCCGGCGTCGACGCCTTCGCCACTTGGCTCGGCCGCGACGCGGTATGGGGACTGGACTTCGTCGGCTGGGAATCGTGGGACAACGTCGGCTGGCCCGTCTGGTGGCTCGAAGCGTGGTCGAAGTGGGTCCACGAGAAGCCGTCGCGCCGGTTCATCCTTTCCATCCCGCTCCTCACCGGCCCGGTCGACGGCAGCGGACCGACGCAGGGAAGCAAGGACGTCCGCAAGCCGGTCTCCCTCGAGCAGGGAGCGGCAGGGGCCTACAACCAACACTTCCGCGATCTAGCGACCAACCTCGTCCAGCACCGCCTGGGGGACACCATCCTGCGTCCCGGCTGGGAGTTCAACGGGAACTGGTATCCGTGGGGAGCCAAGGGGAAGACGGCCGCCTTCGCGGAGTACTGGCGGCAGATCGTGAAGACGATGCGGGCGGTCCCCGGCGCGGAGGGGCTCAAGTTCTGCTGGAACCCGACGCTGGGAGACCAGCAGTTCCCGGCCGACGAGGCCTGGCCGGGGGACGAGTTCGTGGACTATGTCGGGGTCGACGTTTATGACGAGACGTGGACCGCGGACACCTATCCGTGGCCGGCGGACGCGACCGCGGCGGAGATTGAGCGGCGGCAGAAGAAAGCATGGGAGGAGTGGATCGTCCAAAGCCCACGGGGACTGGCGTTCTGGACGAAGTTCGCCAAGGACCACAAGAAGCCGCTGGCGATTCCGGAGTGGGGGCTGGTCTGGTCTGATCATCAGCATGGTGGTCTGGACAATCCGTACTTCATCGAGCGGATGCATGCCTTCCTGACCGATCCGGCGAATGGCGTGGCGTTCCATTGTTACTTCGATATCAACGAGACGGACCACGGGCATCAGTTGTCGCCGGGCGTGGAGGGGACGGGCAAGGAGGAGGGAACGCGGTTCCCGAAGTCGGCGCGTCGTTTCCGAGAACTGTTCGGCAAAACGCCCTGA
- a CDS encoding sigma-70 family RNA polymerase sigma factor, producing MRLTDEFPLAGHDMGPDRTEFPRLGDDLPERDKTRVFLRLFLENQRRLYGYVLTLVPHRADADDVLQEVSFVLWEKFDPERPPVDFAAWGCRIAYFKILELFKKNRRRVPFRQEMLERLSETILDQGDALQLDERRAALLNCLARLSEKDRDLLTRRFAEGATTESTAAAVQRSVAAVYQSLSRVRHVLFECITRTLARQEGSP from the coding sequence ATGCGACTCACCGACGAGTTCCCACTGGCTGGGCATGACATGGGGCCGGACCGCACGGAGTTTCCGCGCCTTGGCGACGATCTCCCGGAGCGGGACAAGACCCGCGTCTTCCTCCGCCTGTTCCTGGAGAACCAGAGGCGGCTCTATGGCTACGTCCTGACGCTCGTGCCTCACCGGGCCGATGCGGACGATGTGCTTCAGGAAGTCAGCTTCGTCCTGTGGGAAAAGTTCGATCCGGAGCGGCCCCCGGTCGACTTTGCGGCATGGGGCTGCCGGATCGCCTATTTCAAGATCCTGGAGCTGTTCAAGAAGAACCGCCGCCGCGTCCCCTTTCGCCAGGAGATGCTGGAACGCCTCTCCGAGACGATCCTGGACCAGGGGGACGCGCTCCAGTTGGACGAGCGCCGCGCGGCGCTCCTAAACTGCCTGGCGCGGCTGAGCGAGAAGGATCGCGACCTGCTGACGCGGCGATTTGCCGAGGGGGCGACGACGGAGTCGACGGCGGCCGCGGTTCAGCGGAGCGTGGCGGCGGTGTATCAGTCCCTGTCCCGCGTCCGCCACGTCCTGTTTGAGTGCATCACGCGGACGCTGGCCCGGCAGGAGGGGAGTCCATGA
- a CDS encoding SRPBCC family protein encodes MAPVWKVDPKLDLVLERVIDVPCELVWEAWTTPEHIKEWFCPRPWGVSECEIDLRPGGIFRTVMCSPEGEQFPNVGCYLEVVPNERLVWTDALLPGFRPGHTPLESCGIGSFLTAIILMAPEGSGTRYTAIALHRDEEARKRHEELGFREGWGTALDQLVERMKSCKR; translated from the coding sequence GTGGCCCCGGTCTGGAAGGTGGATCCGAAGCTCGATCTTGTTCTGGAGCGTGTGATCGACGTTCCCTGCGAGCTGGTGTGGGAGGCCTGGACGACTCCCGAGCACATCAAGGAGTGGTTCTGCCCCAGGCCCTGGGGGGTCTCCGAGTGCGAGATCGACCTTCGTCCGGGCGGGATCTTCCGCACCGTGATGTGCTCGCCCGAGGGGGAGCAGTTTCCGAATGTCGGCTGTTACCTGGAGGTCGTTCCGAACGAGCGGCTTGTGTGGACGGATGCTCTGCTGCCGGGCTTCCGTCCGGGGCACACGCCGCTGGAGAGTTGCGGGATCGGTTCGTTCCTGACGGCCATCATCCTGATGGCTCCGGAGGGGAGCGGTACGCGGTACACGGCGATCGCGCTTCATCGGGACGAAGAGGCCCGGAAGCGGCATGAAGAGTTGGGTTTCCGTGAGGGTTGGGGGACGGCGCTGGATCAGCTCGTGGAGCGGATGAAGTCTTGCAAGCGTTGA
- a CDS encoding sensor histidine kinase — protein sequence MTKFFRRRSTLHLPITLSACLIALNVTLMVCWIIVLARGAQWTALTVGVLAFTLALAGMIVWLVLTIKEIRLNNRQANFVDSVTHELKSPIAALQLYLQTLRMRNLDAERREEFHATMEAELHRLDQLINQLLEVGRLDAIGQNEMPEDVDIPRLIAECADGAALHHQVRVADTFEFDLAPVAVHTQQIVVRMILSNLLDNAVKYGGEPPKVHVSLQLNGTRARLRITNNGASVPFDDRKKIFRIFYRGGNELQRTRKGTGLGLYIVHTLVRRLKGWIHVTDRLDGKPGCTFEADIPDARPLTPAAETAPSPPRAPAEVRR from the coding sequence ATGACGAAATTCTTCCGTCGGCGGAGCACGCTACACCTCCCCATCACGCTGAGCGCCTGCCTCATCGCGCTCAACGTCACCCTCATGGTCTGCTGGATCATCGTCCTCGCCCGCGGAGCCCAGTGGACCGCCCTCACCGTCGGCGTCCTCGCCTTCACCCTCGCCCTCGCCGGCATGATCGTCTGGCTCGTCCTGACGATCAAAGAAATCCGCCTCAACAATCGCCAGGCCAACTTCGTCGACAGCGTCACCCACGAACTCAAATCCCCCATCGCGGCCCTGCAGCTTTATCTCCAAACCCTCCGGATGCGGAACCTCGACGCCGAACGGCGTGAAGAGTTCCACGCCACCATGGAGGCCGAACTCCACCGGCTCGACCAGCTCATCAACCAGCTCCTCGAAGTCGGCCGACTCGACGCCATCGGCCAGAACGAGATGCCCGAAGACGTCGACATCCCCCGCCTGATCGCCGAATGCGCCGATGGAGCCGCCCTCCACCACCAGGTCCGGGTCGCCGACACGTTCGAATTCGACCTAGCCCCCGTCGCGGTCCACACACAGCAGATCGTCGTCCGGATGATCCTCTCCAACCTCCTCGACAACGCGGTCAAGTACGGCGGCGAGCCCCCCAAGGTTCACGTCTCGCTCCAACTCAACGGCACCCGGGCCCGCCTGCGGATCACCAACAACGGAGCATCGGTCCCGTTCGACGACCGGAAGAAGATCTTCCGCATCTTCTACCGCGGCGGAAACGAACTCCAGCGGACCCGCAAAGGGACCGGCCTGGGCCTCTACATCGTCCACACGCTCGTCCGCCGCCTGAAAGGCTGGATCCACGTGACCGACCGCCTCGACGGCAAGCCCGGCTGCACGTTCGAAGCGGACATCCCGGACGCCCGCCCCCTGACCCCGGCAGCGGAAACCGCTCCCTCCCCGCCCCGCGCCCCGGCGGAGGTCCGCCGCTGA
- a CDS encoding DUF1559 domain-containing protein → MPGSKRLGFTLIELLVVIAIIAVLVAILLPAVQQAREAARRSNCQNNLKQIGVALHSYLETHSRFPAACYKTLNQDNTPTILNRRATHWSAMILPYVDQAGIYNQLSFGEGLGWNAGYNLEARKLRIETYRCPSVPTSEGVASMDRDSGNMAALPGIMTVNYGVSISGTIGNPAGTKGGENRNHGDDNVPGVNGNGDTTRHNGAFNQNTAFSTSDFQDGTSNTVAVGERWRGPTQSTALEFFALGSEYSQNNHNTFCGSFGMPINIAGTDDQKRIGFSSPHAGGAQFLMMDGAVTFYSHNMADALRLALGSRAGNDIGTP, encoded by the coding sequence ATGCCTGGTTCCAAGCGCCTTGGATTCACGCTGATTGAACTCCTCGTTGTGATCGCCATCATCGCGGTCCTGGTCGCCATCCTGCTCCCTGCCGTCCAGCAGGCCCGGGAAGCGGCGCGGCGGTCGAACTGCCAGAACAACCTCAAGCAGATCGGCGTCGCCCTCCACAGCTACCTGGAGACGCACTCCCGGTTCCCCGCCGCCTGCTACAAGACGCTGAACCAGGACAACACCCCGACGATCCTGAACCGCCGGGCGACCCACTGGTCGGCGATGATTCTCCCGTACGTCGACCAGGCCGGTATCTACAACCAGCTCTCGTTCGGCGAAGGGCTGGGCTGGAACGCGGGCTACAACCTGGAGGCCCGCAAGCTGCGGATCGAGACCTACCGGTGTCCCTCGGTCCCGACCTCCGAGGGAGTCGCCTCGATGGACCGCGACAGCGGCAACATGGCGGCGCTGCCGGGGATCATGACCGTCAACTACGGCGTGTCGATCTCGGGCACGATCGGGAACCCGGCCGGCACGAAGGGGGGCGAGAACCGCAACCACGGCGACGACAACGTTCCCGGGGTGAACGGGAACGGCGATACGACCCGCCACAACGGGGCGTTCAACCAGAACACCGCCTTCAGCACGTCCGACTTCCAGGACGGGACCAGCAACACCGTGGCGGTTGGCGAACGATGGCGGGGACCGACCCAGAGCACGGCCCTCGAATTCTTCGCCCTGGGGAGCGAGTATTCGCAGAACAACCATAACACGTTCTGCGGTTCGTTCGGCATGCCGATCAACATTGCCGGCACCGACGACCAGAAGCGGATCGGGTTCAGCAGCCCTCACGCCGGAGGGGCGCAGTTCCTCATGATGGATGGGGCGGTGACCTTCTACAGCCACAACATGGCGGACGCCCTCCGGCTGGCCCTCGGGAGCCGGGCTGGGAATGACATCGGGACTCCATGA
- a CDS encoding sugar transferase produces the protein MNSRSVTPPAPSPATTSPATVRFIPVAVGSARTVSSDEGDAASAVILRFTKPDSEAGTERSGASLWIHGYRGKRLFDLVVGGALLAFLSPLLVAIVGVLAVLRSGNWLDAVPAIGLDGRRIRLLRFRTRPVDVAETDAGEPEEGIVRLPSRPGTTVQGGPERWLVASGWDRLPGLWNVLAGQIHLVGSAPEVSDESGACVDLTGSQPAMPPGLFCPWGQAPASKEPAPAGEIDEMEYVARQGWWTDLCIVIRKLWAA, from the coding sequence ATGAATTCGCGGTCTGTGACTCCTCCCGCTCCGTCCCCTGCGACAACGTCCCCTGCCACGGTCCGGTTCATTCCGGTTGCCGTCGGCTCGGCTCGAACCGTCTCCTCCGACGAGGGGGACGCCGCGTCGGCGGTGATCCTCCGCTTCACGAAGCCCGACTCGGAAGCCGGGACCGAACGGTCCGGCGCCTCGCTCTGGATCCACGGGTATCGCGGGAAACGTCTCTTCGATCTGGTGGTCGGAGGAGCGCTCCTGGCCTTTCTCTCGCCGCTGCTCGTCGCCATCGTCGGCGTGCTGGCTGTGCTGCGGTCGGGGAACTGGCTTGATGCCGTCCCGGCGATCGGGCTCGATGGCCGCCGCATCCGGCTGCTGCGATTCCGGACCCGCCCGGTGGACGTCGCCGAGACCGATGCCGGCGAGCCGGAGGAAGGGATCGTTCGGCTCCCCTCGCGACCCGGTACTACGGTGCAGGGTGGTCCCGAGCGATGGCTGGTCGCGTCCGGATGGGATCGGCTTCCCGGCCTGTGGAACGTCCTGGCGGGGCAGATTCACCTTGTCGGGTCGGCGCCCGAGGTCTCGGACGAAAGCGGAGCCTGCGTGGACCTGACGGGCTCGCAGCCCGCCATGCCTCCGGGACTCTTCTGTCCCTGGGGACAGGCGCCGGCTTCGAAGGAACCTGCCCCCGCCGGCGAGATCGACGAGATGGAGTACGTCGCCCGGCAGGGTTGGTGGACCGACCTCTGTATCGTGATCCGGAAACTGTGGGCCGCCTGA
- a CDS encoding DUF423 domain-containing protein — protein MATDQSLLPVIATSQPAPSACAAGGCGGTAWIRIGAILAGLAVALGAFGAHGLDGVLTANYAGKTKVVAGETVAAATKYLGDFKTAAEYQMYHALGILLLGVLMQGSACRGLRIAAWCHALGILLFSGSLYVLVLTGRTWLGAITPFGGTLFLAGWGIAAMSSINKPATAAE, from the coding sequence ATGGCCACGGATCAGTCCCTCCTTCCAGTGATCGCGACGAGCCAGCCGGCGCCTAGCGCCTGCGCCGCCGGAGGCTGCGGAGGAACGGCCTGGATCCGGATCGGTGCGATCCTGGCGGGATTGGCGGTCGCCCTCGGAGCATTCGGCGCGCACGGCCTCGACGGGGTGCTGACGGCGAACTACGCCGGCAAGACGAAAGTCGTCGCCGGCGAGACGGTCGCCGCGGCGACCAAGTACCTCGGCGACTTCAAGACGGCGGCGGAGTACCAGATGTACCACGCCCTCGGCATCCTGCTTCTCGGCGTCCTGATGCAGGGAAGCGCCTGCCGCGGGCTGCGGATCGCCGCCTGGTGCCACGCCCTCGGGATCCTGCTCTTCAGCGGCAGCCTTTACGTCCTCGTCCTGACCGGCCGGACCTGGCTGGGGGCGATCACTCCGTTCGGCGGAACGCTGTTCCTCGCCGGCTGGGGAATCGCCGCGATGTCATCGATCAACAAACCGGCCACGGCGGCGGAATAG
- a CDS encoding ArsR/SmtB family transcription factor, which yields MARVADPVDGVFRALSDPTRRLVVERLGESPASVSELAEPFDMALPSFVQHLRILEGCGLVSSTKSGRVRTYRLDPARLQVAEDWLARQRALWERRLDQLDSYLLKLKEKRK from the coding sequence ATGGCTCGTGTTGCCGATCCGGTCGACGGCGTTTTTCGCGCGTTGTCCGATCCCACGCGGCGACTCGTGGTGGAACGGCTGGGGGAGAGTCCCGCGTCGGTGAGCGAACTTGCCGAGCCGTTCGACATGGCGCTCCCTTCCTTTGTTCAGCATCTGCGGATCCTGGAAGGTTGCGGCCTCGTCAGTTCGACAAAGTCCGGCCGGGTCCGGACGTACCGGCTCGATCCCGCGCGGCTGCAGGTGGCGGAAGACTGGCTCGCCCGGCAGCGGGCGCTTTGGGAGCGGCGCCTCGATCAGCTCGACAGTTACCTCTTGAAGCTCAAGGAGAAACGCAAGTGA